A DNA window from Citrobacter tructae contains the following coding sequences:
- a CDS encoding heme ABC transporter permease — protein sequence MWKTLHQLAMPPRLYQICGWFIPWLAIASVVVLITGLIWGFGFAPADYQQGQSYRIIYLHVPAAIWSMGIYASMAVAAFIGLIWQMKMANLALAAMAPIGAVFTFIALVTGSAWGKPMWGTWWVWDARLTSELVLLFLYVGAIALWHAFDDRRVAGRAAGILVLIGVVNLPIIHYSVEWWNTLHQGSTRMQQSIDPAMRAPLRLAIVGYLLLFVTLALMRMRNLILLMEKRRPWVSELILKRGRQ from the coding sequence ATGTGGAAAACACTTCATCAACTGGCGATGCCCCCTCGGCTCTATCAGATCTGTGGCTGGTTTATCCCGTGGCTGGCGATTGCCAGCGTGGTGGTACTGATAACAGGATTGATCTGGGGATTTGGTTTCGCGCCTGCGGATTATCAGCAGGGGCAGAGCTATCGCATCATCTACCTGCACGTCCCGGCGGCAATCTGGTCGATGGGTATTTACGCATCGATGGCCGTTGCCGCGTTTATCGGCCTGATCTGGCAGATGAAAATGGCCAATCTGGCGCTGGCTGCGATGGCGCCCATTGGTGCAGTGTTTACCTTTATTGCGCTGGTGACGGGTTCCGCATGGGGCAAACCGATGTGGGGAACCTGGTGGGTCTGGGATGCCCGACTCACCTCTGAATTGGTGCTGCTGTTTCTCTACGTCGGTGCGATCGCGCTGTGGCATGCGTTTGACGATCGCCGCGTGGCGGGGCGTGCTGCCGGTATTCTGGTGCTGATTGGCGTGGTCAACTTACCGATCATTCACTACTCGGTAGAGTGGTGGAATACGCTGCATCAGGGGTCGACCCGTATGCAGCAAAGCATTGATCCGGCGATGCGCGCACCGCTGCGTCTGGCGATCGTCGGCTACCTGTTACTGTTTGTCACGCTGGCGCTGATGCGCATGCGTAACCTGATTTTGTTGATGGAAAAACGCCGCCCTTGGGTGAGTGAACTGATCTTAAAAAGAGGCCGCCAATGA
- the ccmD gene encoding heme exporter protein CcmD has translation MTPAFASWSDFFAMGGYALYVWLAVAMSVIPLVVLVLHSALQHRAILRGVAQQRAREARMRAAQVQREAA, from the coding sequence ATGACCCCTGCATTTGCATCCTGGAGTGATTTTTTCGCGATGGGCGGTTACGCCTTGTATGTCTGGCTGGCTGTGGCGATGAGCGTTATCCCGCTGGTGGTGCTGGTGCTGCATTCTGCGTTACAACATCGCGCAATCTTACGCGGCGTAGCCCAGCAGCGAGCGAGAGAAGCGCGTATGCGTGCAGCGCAAGTGCAACGGGAGGCTGCGTGA
- the ccmE gene encoding cytochrome c maturation protein CcmE yields the protein MNIRRKNRLWIACAVLAGLALTITLVLYALRSNIDLFYTPGEILYGKRETQQMPEVGQRLRVGGMVMPGSVKRDPQSLKVNFSIYDAEGVVDVTYEGILPDLFREGQGVVVQGELDEGNHVQAKEVLAKHDENYTPPEVEKAMQENHRRPESVYKDKAS from the coding sequence GTGAATATTCGACGTAAAAATCGGCTATGGATAGCCTGTGCGGTACTGGCGGGCCTGGCATTGACCATCACGCTGGTGCTTTACGCGCTGCGTTCCAATATCGACTTGTTCTATACGCCGGGCGAAATACTCTACGGCAAACGTGAAACCCAGCAGATGCCAGAAGTCGGTCAACGCCTGCGCGTGGGCGGCATGGTTATGCCGGGCAGCGTGAAGCGCGACCCACAATCGCTGAAAGTAAATTTCAGCATCTATGACGCTGAAGGCGTGGTGGATGTGACGTATGAAGGCATTCTGCCGGACTTGTTCCGCGAAGGGCAGGGCGTTGTCGTTCAGGGGGAACTGGATGAGGGTAATCATGTACAGGCGAAAGAGGTCCTCGCCAAGCATGATGAGAATTACACCCCGCCGGAAGTCGAAAAAGCGATGCAGGAAAACCATCGTCGACCGGAAAGTGTTTATAAGGATAAAGCGTCATGA